The DNA window CAGGTGATCTTGTCAAAGATCATCCGCATCTCGCGGCGGAGCTGCTCGGGAAGCGTGGTCGACACGTCCCCAACCGTGAGCGTTACCGTTCCGGTTTCGGCCATCGTGAGAAAGTCCTCTTGCGTAACGTACACCTTGGTGGGCCCGACGCCATCGTCCGGGCGGTTGACCTCCAGAATTCGCAGCGACTGGTCCCCGTACGTCAGTGAGATCTCGTCCTCGGGATCTGCTCCAATGAGACTGAGCACCCAGCGGGTAGCGGTATCTGTCGCCTCGATGCCCATGGCCCGCACCGAGAGGCCGTCGGCCACACTGTGCGGCTGGGCCGTAAGCGTCATTTGCTCGCCATCCGCCCCCTCTACTGTCGTCACGTTCTCGGACTGGGCCGCGGCGGGCAATGCACACAGGCCGAACACTCCGATGAGGAAAAACAATCGCAGACGAAGTAGGGGCATGAGCACAGTGGTGTTGTGGAAAGCCGACGCAGCTATAAAACGCCGAACCCACACAGACGTTCGGCATCGGCCACTGCGCACCTCCAAATCCAGGCGTCGCTACGCCTGTCCCGTCTCGTCGAAGACGTCCCAAATCCGCTCCATCTCGTCCGTCGGGGGACTCTCGTCCTCCTCATCGGTGGATGCCGACGTGGAGGACGAGCTTTCGGACGGCCCCATGCCTTGCACGTCCTCCTTGATGGCCTCAAACTGGGACTCGCTCGCCGACGGTTCGTCGTCGGTCTCCTCATCTACCGCCTCTGAGGCCTCCTCCGCCGATGCGGTGTCTTCGGTCTCCGGAAGCCGGTTCGGAAAAAGGGAGTCGACCCATTCCTCCGTCGATTTCTCCTCGCTGGACGCCGCCTCGCCATTTGTTGTACTTGAGGCCTCGCCCCCCGACGCCGGAGCGGATTCGGGGGAAAGCGCCGACAGGGCCTCCTGCTCCTTCTGAAGAGCATCCTGCAAGCGCCGAGCCACCGCTTGCAGTTTGGCCTCCTTCTGTTCGACTCGGTCTCGCTTCTCCTCCAGCTTCTGCTCGCGCTCATCGAGCTGCTTTTCTCTGGCATCGACCGCTTCCTGCTGTTCCTTAATCTCCTTCCTCTCCTCCTCGGCACGCGCCCGAGCCTTCTGGACCTTGTCGGCCGTGTCGCCAATCTCGTCGATCTTACTCTGCAATTTCTGGACACGACGCTGCATTTCACTCCATCGATCGGCCACCTCACCAAGGAATGACTGCACCTCCTCCTCGTCGAGACCGCGGAGACTTTGGGAAAATGAACGGTTGCGAATATCGGCTGATGTGAGTTCCATGAACTGAAAATGGGGAGTCGTGAAGGGCACGGCAGTCGGGGATCACGTTCACAACACAAAAATCGTGCAGGAGCTGGCCACTCGGTTCCCCCGACCCATTGGCCGATTTTTGCAGGCAAAACCGCCTCTGCTTCCCTTCGTCTTTACGCTTCGTTTCAAAATTTCACGTCTCCGTAACCGATGCAAATCTGCTTTGCCCCACAAGGCGCGGCTGGAGCACGTGGTCGCTCAGGTCGGGCGTCCACCACCGCCCCCCCATCCGCATTGGATCCCGCTCCCTCGACGCGATGCCAATCTGTGCCGGCCTCGCCCGCACCGGATTGACAAGCTCGATAGCGGTAAATACCCTACACGTCCTCGTCCCTTTCGAATCTGGTTTATTCTCCATGCCGTCTTTCGACCTAGAAAATTTCACGCATCGCCTCCTTGCGGAATCTCTGTTCTACGACCTCGAGTACGGGCTCATTGGTAGTGTGAGCCTCATCGACGCCGACGCCGAAAAAGAGCGGTACATCGTCTCGTTCATGCCCAACGACGGCACATACATGATTGAAGAGGCCACGGCGTGGGAAAATCCGCCCGAATTGGAGGACGAGGAGGACGTGGCCTATGCCCTCGCTACGGAAAGTACGGTCCACGGCACCTACGACATTCCGGAAGTGGCCGCCAACGCGACGCTCAGCCTCGCCCGTGAGCACGACCTCTTGCCCAGCGTCACGGTACTATTTGAAGACGAGGAATTATAACACTGTCGTGATGCCCGCCCCGCTAATCAGGAAATCTGCGACCCGGACGCCTCGTTTGCTCCACCGGAGCTCTCGTTGCCTTCTGCGATGATTGGACATTGCGCTTCCGTCTTCAAGCACATCCCCCGCTATGCACACCGACCTTGACGCCGAAACGGCCGCCAAACACTATCAAAAGTGGAAATCTCTCGCGCCTCTCGGACTCGTGACTGTGGGACTCGGGGCAAGCCTAATCGGACAGTCAGCCATTCTCAAGTCCAAACGAACGTCGACCTGGAAATGGGTGGCCCTCGGGACTGTGAGCCTCGCGGTCTTGAATGCAGGCCTCTGCTTGTTCGGGGACGCGGTGAAGCATCGGGCCCTCTACGAGTGGACTGAGCGACAGCCATGAACCGTGAAGCGGAACTGCCCACAAACAGCGCACTCACGCATCACGTCTTGTCCCTCAGGACTCAGCCTTCCGAGCCCGTTGAAATAGGGGCGTTCCCTCCGTCGGGGCTTGAAACCAGCGGGGTCGAGCGCCCCCCTCCTGCCCTAGATGCCGACTGTGGTCTGCCGTCCACCGTCGGGTAACATACGAGCACGCAGGCTGCCCCCTTGATTCGAATCAGACGCCTCCGACTATGTCGTTTTGGTCTACCCTCACCGACGTGTGGGCGCAGGCACAAGAGCCTGTGGTGCTCGAGGGTCTCGTGCAGGTTGGGGCAGCGTCGCTGCTCGCCCTCCTCGTGATCGGACTCTCGTGGGGACGGCGGCTCGAGCTCGAAACGGAGCTGAGCACGGCCTTCGTGCGCGGCTTCGTGCAGATCGTCGCGGTCGGATTGCTCATCGGCGTGCTGCTTACGGTGCCACTGGGCTGGAGCGCTCTCATTCTGCTTGGCATGGTGGGCGGGGCCACGTGGATCTCGAAGCAGCGGGGAGAGGGGCTGCCGCAGGTGACGTGGATCTCGCTTCTCTCTATTGGCGTGGGCGCCGGACTGACCATCGTGCTCATGACGGCCGCCGGGGCAATTGAGGCCACTGTGCGCAGCCTCGTCCCAGTGGGCAGCATGGTGATCGCCAATGCGATGAAAATCAACGGCCTCGCGCTGGATCGCTTCAAAGAAGAGGTGACCGCCAACCGGGACGTGATCGAAATGGGGTTGGCCCTGGGCGGCCCGCCGCAACGCGTGTTGGCGCCCCACGTGCGGGACAGCGTCCGATCGGCTCTCATCCCTGTGGTTGACTCCCTAAAGAGCCTCGGCTGGGTCTGGATTCCCGGCATCATGGCGGGCATGATTCTCGCGGGCGACAACCCGATATACGCTGCGCTCTACCAGTTCGTCATCATGGCCATGATCTTTGCCGCGGGGGGGCTCACGAGCCTGCTCAGCAGTGGGCTGATGGGGCGCGCCGTTATGACCGACGCCGAGCAGCTTGCCTTCGGGAGGCCAACAAGCCAATCCGCCGGTTCATGAGAAACCACTTCCGCTCCTCGAAAACGAACTTGTCCCTCCCTGATACGTCTCTTATCCTACCCATGCCGGTGACGGAACCGGTTCCTCTTGCATCCACCCTTCACCTCTGGCCATGGACCTGGATCCGACCCTTCTAACCTGGGCCTTTGTCGTCGGCGGCCTCCTGCTGATGGCGGTGGAGACGGTGCTGCCCGGCGGTGTGGCCGGCTTCCTCGGGATCGGCGGGCTCGTGATTGCAGGACTTCGGGCGCTGGGCCTTCTCATCAATCCCTGGACGGCGATCATCACGTGGGCCTTTTTGTCCGTCGCCCTCACCATCGCGCTGCGCCCGCTGGCCATGCGCTTCATCCAGGGCGACATTTCGCTATCCCTCACCGACGAGGACGCGGAGGCAATGGGGCAGACGGTGCCCGTCCTCAGTGAGGTGACTGAAGACGAGCCGGGCCGCATCCGATTCCGGGGCG is part of the Salinibacter sp. 10B genome and encodes:
- a CDS encoding DivIVA domain-containing protein — encoded protein: MELTSADIRNRSFSQSLRGLDEEEVQSFLGEVADRWSEMQRRVQKLQSKIDEIGDTADKVQKARARAEEERKEIKEQQEAVDAREKQLDEREQKLEEKRDRVEQKEAKLQAVARRLQDALQKEQEALSALSPESAPASGGEASSTTNGEAASSEEKSTEEWVDSLFPNRLPETEDTASAEEASEAVDEETDDEPSASESQFEAIKEDVQGMGPSESSSSTSASTDEEDESPPTDEMERIWDVFDETGQA
- a CDS encoding ABC transporter permease, with the protein product MSFWSTLTDVWAQAQEPVVLEGLVQVGAASLLALLVIGLSWGRRLELETELSTAFVRGFVQIVAVGLLIGVLLTVPLGWSALILLGMVGGATWISKQRGEGLPQVTWISLLSIGVGAGLTIVLMTAAGAIEATVRSLVPVGSMVIANAMKINGLALDRFKEEVTANRDVIEMGLALGGPPQRVLAPHVRDSVRSALIPVVDSLKSLGWVWIPGIMAGMILAGDNPIYAALYQFVIMAMIFAAGGLTSLLSSGLMGRAVMTDAEQLAFGRPTSQSAGS
- a CDS encoding NfeD family protein: MDLDPTLLTWAFVVGGLLLMAVETVLPGGVAGFLGIGGLVIAGLRALGLLINPWTAIITWAFLSVALTIALRPLAMRFIQGDISLSLTDEDAEAMGQTVPVLSEVTEDEPGRIRFRGAEWDARTVDGTLPEGADATLLYRDNLTWIVKAADDSDLDAELSEATGKDLSAPGTSDARNESTPPDSGLDYDPSARVQE